The Mammaliicoccus sciuri genome window below encodes:
- the mqo gene encoding malate dehydrogenase (quinone), which yields MDNNQPKDVILIGAGILSTTFGSFLKNIEPDWNIKLFERLEQPAIESSNEKNNAGTGHAALCELNYTVEQEDGSIDVERAKEINEQFEISKQFWSYLVKSKAIENPQEFIRPLPHISFVMGIRNVDFLKRRYDALKSLPMFEGLTYTEDHKVLAEWMPLMMKGRNSNEPLAASKIDEGTDVNFGELTRKLVKNIEKHENAQVHFRHEVVDFKQLSNSKWEVKVRNLETGKVETHVADYIFIGAGGHAIPLLQKTKIPESRHLGGFPISGAFLVCNNPKVVSEHNAKVYGKEPPGTPPMTVPHLDRRYIQGKESLLFGPFAAIGPKFLKNGSNLDLFKSINTSNVVTMLSSGVKNLSLVKYSIQQVLQRKEDRMKELRRFVPDAKDEDWDIHIAGKRVQVIKDTEEHGRGFIQFGTEVVNSEDHTVIALLGESPGASTSVSVALEVIEKNFPQYMDKWESKIKEIIPSYGESLIEDTALLKKTRKQTAEALELNK from the coding sequence ATGGATAATAACCAACCAAAAGACGTTATTCTCATTGGTGCTGGTATTTTAAGTACAACATTTGGTTCTTTTTTGAAAAATATTGAACCAGATTGGAATATTAAGTTATTCGAAAGATTAGAACAACCAGCTATTGAAAGTTCAAATGAAAAAAATAATGCTGGTACAGGTCATGCTGCGCTATGCGAATTAAACTACACAGTTGAGCAAGAGGACGGTTCAATTGATGTTGAAAGAGCGAAAGAAATTAACGAGCAATTCGAAATTTCTAAGCAATTTTGGTCATACTTAGTTAAGAGTAAAGCTATCGAGAATCCTCAAGAATTCATTAGACCATTACCACACATCAGTTTCGTAATGGGTATTCGAAATGTAGATTTCTTAAAACGTCGTTATGATGCATTGAAATCTCTACCAATGTTTGAAGGCTTAACTTATACAGAAGATCATAAAGTATTAGCTGAGTGGATGCCTTTAATGATGAAAGGTCGTAATTCAAACGAGCCACTTGCAGCAAGTAAAATTGACGAAGGTACAGATGTTAACTTCGGTGAATTAACACGTAAATTAGTTAAAAATATCGAAAAACATGAAAATGCACAAGTTCATTTTCGTCATGAAGTAGTAGACTTTAAACAACTTTCTAATAGTAAATGGGAAGTTAAAGTTCGTAACTTAGAAACTGGTAAAGTAGAAACGCATGTTGCTGATTATATCTTTATCGGTGCAGGCGGACATGCCATTCCATTACTACAAAAAACAAAAATTCCTGAAAGTAGACATCTTGGAGGATTCCCAATTAGTGGTGCATTCTTAGTATGTAACAACCCTAAAGTTGTAAGTGAACATAATGCCAAAGTTTATGGTAAAGAGCCACCTGGCACACCACCAATGACTGTACCTCACTTAGACAGACGTTATATTCAAGGCAAAGAAAGTTTACTATTTGGTCCATTCGCAGCAATCGGTCCAAAATTCTTGAAAAATGGATCTAACTTAGATTTATTTAAATCTATTAATACAAGTAATGTTGTGACAATGTTATCTTCAGGTGTTAAAAACTTATCACTTGTAAAATATTCAATTCAACAAGTATTACAACGTAAAGAAGATCGTATGAAAGAATTGCGTCGATTTGTACCAGATGCAAAAGACGAAGATTGGGATATTCATATCGCTGGTAAACGTGTACAAGTTATTAAAGATACAGAAGAACATGGCCGTGGATTTATTCAATTCGGTACAGAAGTTGTAAATTCAGAAGACCATACTGTAATTGCTTTATTAGGTGAATCACCAGGAGCATCAACATCAGTATCTGTAGCTTTAGAAGTAATCGAGAAGAACTTCCCTCAATATATGGATAAATGGGAATCTAAAATTAAAGAAATCATTCCTTCATATGGTGAATCTTTAATCGAAGATACTGCTTTATTGAAGAAAACTCGTAAACAAACAGCAGAAGCTTTAGAATTAAATAAATAA
- a CDS encoding IS3 family transposase (programmed frameshift) yields the protein MYKTRLPVKLYQEIFDLHEKGYSFQNIIDKLNLDISDSVIRFKYKVYKQHGITALINKNRNKIYTREFKEKVVKEYLETNKTYSDLAAYYNISHHATLKNWVVKYTEGKENKSYFPYLEVDTMNTRKTTFEERIEIAKYCIENNRDFNKTAEKYQVNYSQVYNWVKKYEKHGDIGLVDGRGKGKPVEALTREEELELKIKALEQRNKFLQMENEVLKKQEEIERQDESKIKQIAAYKTIEALKDKYPIKWICAALEISRASYYKWKNREVSESERFNNELKDEIFRIYHEHDGIYGYRRIYIYLRLYTKFQVNHKRVYRIMKKYGLKAVIRKKRRQYKLSKPEITSQNILNRKFTTSKVNKVWLTDVTEFKLKNGSKVYLSAIYDLGAKKVISHVVSSQNNNKLVYDTFNKAIIKRNTEGIIFHSDRGFQYTSVLFREMIKNASMKQSMSRVGRCIDNGPMEGFWGLLKSEVFKDKSQTFNDIKHATKQINEYIKFYNSKRISLKMAALIKAQPTY from the exons ATGTATAAAACTAGACTACCTGTTAAACTGTATCAGGAAATCTTCGATTTGCATGAAAAGGGTTATTCCTTTCAAAATATAATTGATAAGTTAAATTTAGATATTAGTGATAGTGTGATTCGATTTAAATATAAAGTGTATAAGCAACATGGTATAACAGCACTTATAAATAAGAATCGAAATAAAATCTATACACGCGAATTTAAAGAAAAAGTTGTTAAAGAATATCTAGAGACTAATAAGACGTATTCAGATCTAGCAGCCTATTACAATATTTCACATCATGCTACTTTAAAAAATTGGGTGGTAAAGTATACTGAAGGAAAGGAAAATAAATCTTATTTTCCATATCTGGAGGTAGACACTATGAATACTAGAAAAACAACATTTGAAGAGAGAATTGAAATAGCTAAATATTGTATTGAAAATAATAGAGACTTTAATAAGACAGCTGAAAAGTACCAAGTTAACTATTCACAAGTCTATAATTGGGTAAAAAAGTATGAAAAACATGGTGATATTGGTTTAGTAGATGGTAGAGGTAAAGGAAAACCAGTTGAAGCTTTAACTAGAGAAGAAGAACTTGAATTAAAAATAAAAGCACTTGAACAAAGAAATAAATTTCTCCAAATGGAGAATGAGGTATTAAAAAAGCAGGAAGAAATAGAGAGGCAG GATGAATCGAAAATCAAGCAAATAGCAGCATACAAGACAATCGAAGCATTAAAAGATAAGTATCCAATCAAATGGATATGCGCCGCACTTGAAATATCGAGAGCAAGTTATTATAAATGGAAAAACAGAGAGGTTTCAGAATCTGAAAGATTCAATAACGAATTAAAAGATGAGATTTTCAGGATTTATCATGAACATGATGGCATATATGGATATCGAAGAATTTATATTTATCTGAGATTATATACTAAATTCCAGGTTAATCATAAACGCGTATATAGAATTATGAAGAAGTATGGATTAAAAGCTGTCATTAGAAAAAAGAGAAGGCAATATAAACTTAGTAAGCCAGAAATCACTTCTCAAAATATCCTAAACAGAAAATTTACAACAAGTAAAGTTAATAAGGTCTGGTTAACAGATGTGACAGAATTTAAATTGAAAAATGGATCTAAAGTGTATTTAAGCGCTATTTATGATTTAGGTGCTAAGAAAGTCATCAGCCATGTAGTCTCATCTCAAAACAATAATAAGCTTGTATACGATACCTTTAACAAAGCCATAATTAAAAGAAATACCGAAGGCATTATATTTCATAGCGACAGAGGATTCCAATATACGAGTGTTCTATTTAGAGAGATGATTAAAAATGCTTCTATGAAGCAAAGCATGTCTCGTGTAGGTAGATGTATTGATAATGGTCCTATGGAAGGCTTTTGGGGGTTACTCAAATCAGAGGTATTCAAAGACAAATCTCAAACATTCAATGATATAAAACACGCCACAAAGCAAATAAATGAATATATAAAATTTTATAATTCTAAAAGAATTTCATTAAAAATGGCTGCGCTTATAAAAGCACAGCCAACATATTGA
- the fadX gene encoding fatty acid degradation protein FadX, translating into MQIISFEDLKDIVKSGDVISLAALSVSNLPVSVLKHLVKAHDEYGNLNDLTFMVANDISDYRGDGYDLDSFVSRGMVKRLIMSIIIGSPKTIEAIKNNDVEAYFVPQGLLATHYRNSLAKFPDMISEIGLHTSVDPRFDGGKVNDVTKEDIVSLLEINNEEYLQYKFPKVDIALLRGTYADSEGNIYMHHEAHLGEGYGAALAAHQNGGKVIVQVKEIVQHGSFKPTEVFIPGELVDYVCVNDDPKHHRQTIQNYYDPAISGEYKVLSMPEPVNELSTRKVILRRAAQFLNVGNVVSIGFGINNELSNLLVEEKAEDLVQLNIDTGVFGGMIGSGQNFGLNYNLDAKMRHEMTWDFIYSGGIDVAYLSFAEVDQFGNVNVSKYGDRMNGCGGFIDISQTVQKIIFSGTMVVGSKTTWNDKGLVVEKEGHAQKFVEQVHNMDFNASYAKTLNQEVYYVTERAVFQLTDEGVKLIEIAAGLDLEKDILSNIAFQPIIAEELKVTDQQIYQENWGGLQQCIKDNGSNY; encoded by the coding sequence ATGCAAATTATTTCGTTCGAAGATTTGAAAGACATTGTCAAAAGTGGAGATGTTATTTCACTGGCAGCATTATCAGTGAGTAATTTACCTGTGAGTGTCTTAAAACATTTGGTTAAAGCTCATGATGAATATGGAAATCTTAATGATTTAACTTTTATGGTTGCGAATGATATTAGTGATTATCGTGGTGATGGTTATGATTTAGATTCATTTGTGAGTAGAGGTATGGTTAAAAGGCTCATTATGAGTATTATCATTGGTTCACCTAAAACGATAGAAGCCATAAAGAATAATGATGTAGAAGCATATTTTGTACCGCAAGGATTGTTAGCTACACATTATCGAAATTCGTTAGCCAAATTTCCAGATATGATTTCTGAAATAGGTTTACACACTTCCGTTGATCCTAGATTTGATGGCGGAAAAGTCAATGATGTGACTAAGGAAGATATTGTTTCTTTATTAGAAATTAATAATGAAGAATATTTACAATATAAATTTCCTAAAGTTGATATTGCATTGCTTCGTGGTACATACGCTGATAGCGAGGGGAACATTTATATGCATCATGAAGCACACTTAGGAGAAGGCTATGGTGCTGCTCTAGCAGCGCATCAAAATGGTGGAAAAGTCATTGTACAAGTTAAAGAAATTGTACAACATGGTAGCTTTAAGCCGACAGAAGTCTTTATTCCTGGAGAGCTTGTGGATTATGTATGTGTAAATGATGACCCAAAACATCATAGACAAACCATTCAAAATTATTATGACCCAGCTATTTCGGGTGAATATAAAGTACTTAGTATGCCTGAACCAGTTAATGAATTGAGTACACGTAAAGTGATTTTACGACGAGCTGCCCAATTTTTAAATGTAGGTAATGTTGTCAGTATAGGGTTTGGTATTAACAATGAATTATCGAATTTATTAGTTGAGGAGAAAGCTGAAGATTTAGTGCAACTGAATATAGATACGGGTGTATTTGGTGGAATGATAGGAAGTGGTCAAAACTTCGGATTAAATTACAATTTAGATGCGAAGATGCGACATGAAATGACATGGGACTTTATTTATAGCGGAGGCATAGATGTAGCTTATTTAAGCTTTGCTGAAGTGGATCAGTTTGGTAATGTCAATGTTTCAAAATATGGCGATAGAATGAATGGTTGTGGGGGATTCATAGATATTAGTCAAACGGTCCAAAAAATTATTTTCTCAGGAACAATGGTAGTCGGAAGTAAGACTACTTGGAATGATAAAGGTTTAGTTGTTGAAAAAGAAGGTCATGCTCAGAAATTTGTTGAACAAGTGCATAATATGGACTTCAATGCATCATATGCTAAGACGTTAAATCAAGAAGTCTATTATGTGACGGAACGCGCTGTATTCCAATTAACCGATGAAGGTGTCAAATTAATTGAAATTGCAGCTGGATTAGATTTAGAGAAAGATATTCTATCCAATATAGCATTTCAACCGATAATTGCTGAAGAACTTAAAGTAACGGATCAGCAAATTTATCAAGAAAATTGGGGAGGATTGCAACAATGTATTAAAGACAATGGTTCAAACTATTAA
- the fadD gene encoding long-chain-fatty-acid--CoA ligase FadD — MNYDWIKTRAQYDEEKAAVIDPLKGTEWTYQDLNIRAENLANHLEEQGIKKGDVVGIFAPNDVAVLDLLFALFKIGAVYFPMNWRLKPNEIESVIEDSGVKFIFYANRHLSSLQGIADDYLHMDIDSPEYDELVNPKNHKPFKTVDVGRDDLAALMYTSGTTGLPKGVMFTYDSFTSNAINTILTYKVNSGFSSIISLPMFHVFGFNDLVIPLLMAGGSLVLHRYFEGEQLNDLMAKYKPNYLSLIPTMYYAMLVAPNFDVKNFDNIDFLIQGGSAPLPGVQKKFASMGLNIINGYGLTEAPLAMINTPTNSLKKPLSIGKPVMYVESRLFDEDFNDVPVGEIGELAIKGKQVTPGYWQKQEEMNKSFHDGYFLTGDLARIDEDGDIFIVDRKKELIITGGENVLPSEVEIVLAGHPLVAQCVVVGYENEKFGETVAAAVLLNEQDPDFVEKLDAYMRENLASYKVPKNYLSVMKMPLTSTAKPDKLEVKAMMKRKFQQ, encoded by the coding sequence ATGAATTACGATTGGATTAAAACGAGAGCGCAATATGACGAAGAAAAGGCAGCAGTTATCGATCCACTAAAAGGAACAGAATGGACTTATCAAGATTTAAATATTCGTGCTGAAAACTTAGCCAACCATCTTGAAGAACAAGGTATTAAAAAGGGAGATGTCGTTGGGATATTTGCACCAAATGATGTAGCGGTTCTTGACTTACTATTCGCTTTATTTAAGATAGGCGCAGTATACTTCCCAATGAACTGGAGACTCAAACCGAACGAAATTGAAAGTGTTATTGAAGATTCAGGTGTGAAGTTTATATTCTATGCGAATCGTCATTTAAGTAGTTTACAAGGGATTGCAGATGACTATTTACACATGGATATCGATTCACCTGAATATGATGAACTTGTAAATCCTAAAAATCATAAACCATTCAAGACAGTAGATGTAGGTCGTGATGATTTAGCGGCATTAATGTACACAAGTGGTACAACAGGATTACCAAAGGGTGTCATGTTCACTTATGATTCATTTACATCAAATGCGATTAATACGATACTCACTTATAAAGTGAATTCAGGATTTTCATCTATTATTTCGTTACCGATGTTCCATGTATTTGGATTTAATGATTTAGTCATTCCATTGTTGATGGCAGGTGGTTCACTCGTATTACATCGTTACTTCGAAGGTGAACAACTCAACGATTTAATGGCTAAATATAAACCGAATTACTTATCGCTTATTCCAACAATGTATTATGCCATGTTAGTAGCACCTAACTTTGATGTGAAGAACTTTGATAATATTGATTTTCTTATTCAAGGTGGTTCAGCACCGTTACCTGGTGTTCAGAAAAAATTTGCAAGCATGGGGTTAAATATTATTAATGGTTATGGCTTAACAGAAGCACCATTAGCGATGATTAATACACCTACTAATTCACTTAAAAAGCCATTGAGTATAGGTAAGCCAGTCATGTATGTAGAATCAAGATTATTTGATGAAGATTTCAATGACGTACCTGTAGGTGAAATTGGTGAATTAGCGATTAAAGGTAAACAAGTTACACCTGGTTATTGGCAAAAACAAGAAGAAATGAATAAATCTTTCCATGATGGTTATTTCTTAACAGGTGATTTAGCACGTATAGATGAAGATGGCGATATATTTATCGTAGATAGAAAAAAAGAATTGATTATTACAGGTGGAGAGAACGTCTTACCATCTGAAGTAGAAATTGTTCTAGCTGGTCATCCACTCGTAGCACAATGTGTTGTCGTAGGTTATGAAAATGAAAAATTCGGAGAAACTGTAGCGGCTGCTGTGTTACTGAATGAACAAGATCCAGATTTCGTAGAGAAATTAGATGCTTATATGCGTGAGAACTTAGCGAGTTATAAAGTACCTAAAAATTATCTATCCGTAATGAAAATGCCATTAACTTCAACTGCTAAACCAGACAAATTAGAAGTGAAAGCTATGATGAAGAGAAAGTTTCAACAATAA
- the fadE gene encoding acyl-CoA dehydrogenase FadE, which produces MSTKLETLKALFPEDVLNISKQLTEGEVKFLKQLDDLLEEKYRPTINEHWVNATVPEDFFDDMGKLNYFQNPLLFEGREGAKTPSQLFQFFMSYVVARFDVSLVTLLGVHQGLGHNSFLFGGSKEQIAYYIPKLQSHELRTCFALTEPEHGSDVAGGLETTAKREGDKWILNGEKKWIGGANLADVIPVYAVDVETGKPKGFIIRPEQAGVDIEVIENKIALRIIPNTIIKLDNVEVEEDQRLQNINGFKDIAKVLYSTRAGVAYMATGALAGALRATLDYVTERKQFGKEISKYQLIQEKLAMMQGNLAHSMSICAQLARMQENGEYDEVATSTAKMMNSLRLRESVAMGRGITGGNGILAEYDIARFFSDAEGVYTYEGTHEINALLIGRALTGDSAFI; this is translated from the coding sequence ATGTCAACAAAATTAGAAACATTAAAAGCATTATTTCCAGAGGATGTATTGAATATTTCAAAACAATTAACAGAAGGTGAAGTCAAGTTCTTAAAACAACTTGATGATTTATTAGAAGAAAAATATCGTCCAACAATCAACGAACATTGGGTGAATGCGACAGTGCCAGAAGACTTCTTCGATGATATGGGTAAGCTCAACTATTTCCAAAATCCATTATTATTTGAAGGGCGTGAAGGTGCAAAGACACCTAGTCAATTATTCCAATTTTTCATGTCTTATGTCGTAGCACGATTCGATGTATCTTTAGTGACATTATTAGGTGTCCATCAAGGTTTAGGACATAATTCATTCTTATTTGGTGGTAGTAAAGAACAAATTGCTTACTACATCCCTAAATTACAATCACATGAATTAAGAACATGCTTTGCGTTAACAGAACCAGAACACGGATCAGATGTTGCAGGTGGACTTGAAACAACTGCAAAACGTGAAGGCGATAAATGGATTTTAAATGGTGAAAAGAAATGGATAGGCGGCGCGAATTTAGCAGATGTTATTCCGGTATATGCTGTTGATGTTGAAACAGGTAAACCTAAAGGCTTTATTATCAGACCAGAACAAGCTGGTGTGGATATTGAAGTGATTGAAAATAAAATCGCTTTAAGAATCATTCCAAATACAATTATTAAATTAGACAATGTAGAAGTTGAAGAAGATCAAAGACTTCAAAATATAAATGGCTTTAAAGATATTGCGAAAGTACTTTATTCTACACGTGCAGGAGTTGCATATATGGCAACGGGTGCTTTAGCAGGTGCTTTACGCGCAACGCTTGATTATGTAACAGAACGTAAACAGTTCGGTAAAGAAATTAGTAAATATCAATTAATCCAAGAGAAATTAGCTATGATGCAAGGAAATTTAGCACATTCAATGTCTATATGTGCCCAGCTTGCTAGAATGCAAGAAAATGGTGAATATGACGAAGTTGCCACTTCAACTGCTAAGATGATGAATTCACTTAGATTAAGAGAATCTGTCGCAATGGGTCGAGGTATCACAGGTGGTAACGGTATTTTAGCTGAATATGATATTGCGAGATTCTTCTCAGATGCAGAAGGGGTATACACATATGAAGGTACACACGAAATC